Proteins from a single region of Desulfovibrio sp. JC022:
- a CDS encoding ATP-dependent helicase codes for MIDFQKELNPAQYEAATHPQGPVLVIAGAGSGKTRTIVYRLAWLVEQGIPPESILLMTFTRKAAQEMLQRTELILGRDLHGTQGGTFHAFAYSILRQNAAEIGFPNGITLMDRSDSEAAVKEVKDSLKFGKGDRSYPKKSTLLDMISKSRNKETSIDTLVNSEAFHLATYASEMEEIAKGYAVYKKQHGLMDYDDLLFYLEKLLQEDKFLRNSLRSRYQYIMVDEYQDTNLVQARIVGLLAGKNGNVMAVGDDAQSIYSFRGADVTNILKFPDIFEDVKVVRLEQNYRSTQPILDLTNAILDGAEIKFDKKLFTEQTWGNKPQLMVPLSDFSQSNRVLDRIIELQKKHGPEEVAVLFRAGYQSYGLEVALKRLGVGFKKYGGLKFNEAAHIKDVLAFMRLVSNPADIIAWQRTLGHIKGVGPKTATKIAQAVISADQKALGKFTKKYQLLQDILRDLDGLRKKNSSPATCLEIIVPLYKPLLVAQYPDDYPRREAGIEQLSQIASNYDDLEYFLTDLCLDPDQHNEEEKAEDVVTLSTIHSAKGLEWNAVIIIDLVEDRFPSRKSMQKPNEYEEERRLLYVACTRARQELIMCAPASINRKNTDFSEPAVPSPFLRELDPELFDELQESYSGGMAKKKNRVAQPDPYSAPSVSTTQKPAPMKLGHCKHKIFGRGKIIERIEPNKLRINFPGFGPKVIVEDFVEML; via the coding sequence ATGATAGATTTTCAGAAAGAATTAAACCCGGCGCAGTATGAAGCTGCTACACATCCGCAAGGTCCGGTGCTGGTTATTGCCGGTGCTGGCAGCGGCAAAACACGCACCATTGTTTACCGTCTGGCATGGCTGGTGGAACAGGGCATCCCGCCCGAATCCATCCTGCTGATGACCTTCACCCGCAAAGCCGCGCAGGAAATGCTGCAACGTACCGAACTGATTCTGGGCAGAGACCTGCACGGCACTCAAGGCGGAACTTTCCATGCATTCGCTTATTCAATATTGCGCCAGAACGCTGCGGAAATAGGCTTCCCCAACGGCATCACCCTCATGGACCGCAGTGACTCTGAAGCAGCCGTTAAAGAAGTCAAAGACAGCCTGAAATTCGGCAAAGGTGATCGCTCATATCCCAAAAAATCCACCTTGCTGGATATGATCAGCAAATCGCGGAACAAGGAAACCTCCATCGATACGCTGGTCAATTCCGAGGCCTTTCATCTGGCAACTTACGCATCCGAGATGGAAGAAATCGCCAAAGGTTACGCTGTCTATAAAAAACAGCACGGACTGATGGATTACGATGACCTGCTCTTCTACCTTGAAAAGCTGCTCCAAGAAGATAAATTCCTGCGTAACTCCCTGCGCTCGCGCTACCAGTACATCATGGTGGACGAATATCAGGATACCAACCTTGTGCAGGCCCGCATCGTAGGATTGCTGGCCGGAAAAAACGGAAACGTCATGGCTGTGGGCGATGATGCCCAGTCCATTTATTCTTTCCGTGGCGCAGACGTTACCAACATTTTGAAATTTCCCGATATTTTTGAAGATGTAAAAGTCGTGCGGCTGGAGCAGAACTACCGCTCCACCCAGCCCATCCTCGACCTGACTAACGCCATTCTAGACGGGGCCGAGATCAAATTCGATAAAAAACTTTTCACTGAACAGACTTGGGGAAACAAACCTCAACTCATGGTTCCCCTCAGTGATTTCAGCCAGTCCAACCGCGTACTGGACCGGATCATCGAACTCCAAAAAAAGCATGGCCCGGAAGAAGTGGCTGTTCTTTTCCGCGCCGGATACCAGAGTTACGGGCTGGAAGTTGCCCTTAAACGTCTGGGCGTTGGCTTCAAAAAATACGGCGGTCTGAAATTCAACGAAGCCGCGCATATCAAAGACGTGCTGGCCTTCATGCGTTTGGTCAGCAACCCGGCGGATATCATTGCTTGGCAGCGTACCCTTGGACACATCAAGGGAGTAGGTCCCAAGACCGCGACTAAAATCGCTCAAGCTGTAATTTCCGCAGACCAGAAAGCACTGGGAAAATTTACGAAGAAGTACCAGTTGCTACAGGATATTTTGCGCGATCTTGACGGACTGCGGAAAAAGAACTCCTCCCCGGCAACCTGCCTTGAAATCATCGTACCGCTTTACAAGCCATTGTTGGTAGCTCAATACCCGGACGATTACCCGCGCCGCGAAGCCGGAATTGAGCAGCTCAGCCAGATTGCATCCAACTACGATGATCTGGAATATTTCCTGACTGACCTTTGCCTTGATCCCGATCAGCACAACGAGGAAGAGAAAGCGGAAGATGTAGTCACCCTTTCCACTATCCATTCCGCCAAGGGTCTGGAATGGAACGCGGTCATCATCATCGACCTCGTGGAAGATCGTTTTCCTTCCCGCAAATCCATGCAGAAGCCCAATGAATATGAAGAAGAACGCCGTCTTCTTTACGTAGCCTGCACCCGTGCACGGCAGGAACTTATCATGTGTGCCCCGGCTTCCATCAACCGTAAAAATACGGACTTCTCCGAACCGGCGGTGCCCAGCCCGTTTCTACGCGAGCTGGATCCCGAGCTTTTCGATGAATTGCAGGAATCCTATTCCGGCGGCATGGCGAAAAAGAAAAACAGGGTGGCACAGCCCGATCCCTATTCTGCTCCTTCGGTTTCAACCACCCAAAAGCCCGCGCCCATGAAGCTGGGTCATTGCAAGCACAAGATATTCGGGCGCGGCAAGATCATTGAGCGCATCGAGCCTAACAAGCTGCGGATTAATTTCCCCGGCTTCGGCCCCAAAGTGATAGTCGAAGATTTCGTGGAGATGTTGTAA
- the thiL gene encoding thiamine-phosphate kinase: MTKLNSEQDFLTLIDKFFPSENGHVTLGRGDDCSVLRAGKDLCISKDLFLEDVHFRRSYFSPADIGYKSLAVNISDIAAMGGQPCGFALGLIIPPNLENEFWEPFFKSMSALAQQHDLILAGGDLSGGQYLGVSVTVWGEAAGGRFLSRGNAKPGDILFLHGPAGMARTGLLTLEDLGPKAAEIYPECVQAHLRPSMRVAAGIELAESPHVKGLMDLSDGLARDLPRFLGCCAGNVGAEISLDKSKLHEEIVRYAESKSISSAEHAFLGGEDYALFGAASAEGFEELKAAIPGLYQIGTITGDNKVFLNGRKYTAGGFDHFSK; this comes from the coding sequence ATGACCAAGCTAAATTCAGAACAAGACTTCCTGACCCTGATCGATAAATTTTTCCCGTCCGAAAATGGACATGTCACTCTTGGACGCGGGGACGACTGCTCTGTCCTGCGTGCGGGGAAAGACTTGTGCATCAGTAAAGACTTATTTCTGGAAGATGTGCATTTCAGAAGATCATATTTTTCCCCGGCGGACATCGGCTATAAATCCCTTGCGGTAAATATCAGTGATATTGCAGCCATGGGCGGTCAGCCTTGCGGATTCGCACTGGGCCTGATTATTCCTCCCAATCTGGAAAATGAATTCTGGGAACCGTTTTTTAAATCCATGTCTGCGCTCGCGCAGCAGCATGACCTAATCCTAGCTGGCGGAGATCTTTCCGGAGGGCAATATCTCGGTGTTTCTGTAACTGTCTGGGGCGAAGCCGCTGGAGGACGTTTTTTATCGAGAGGTAACGCAAAGCCGGGAGATATTTTATTTCTGCACGGCCCTGCGGGTATGGCCCGCACCGGACTGCTGACCCTTGAAGATCTAGGACCAAAAGCAGCTGAAATTTACCCCGAATGCGTGCAAGCCCACCTGCGCCCGTCCATGCGCGTTGCCGCCGGAATAGAACTGGCCGAGTCGCCTCATGTAAAAGGACTAATGGATCTCTCAGATGGATTGGCCCGCGATTTGCCCCGTTTTCTGGGCTGCTGTGCAGGAAATGTAGGAGCTGAAATTTCACTGGATAAATCGAAATTGCACGAAGAAATCGTTCGCTATGCTGAATCAAAATCGATTTCCTCAGCAGAACACGCCTTTCTCGGTGGTGAGGATTACGCCCTGTTCGGAGCTGCTTCCGCGGAAGGATTTGAAGAATTAAAAGCAGCAATCCCCGGCCTGTACCAGATAGGCACAATCACCGGGGACAATAAAGTATTCCTAAACGGCAGGAAATATACAGCTGGGGGCTTCGACCACTTTTCCAAATAA
- a CDS encoding hemolysin III family protein yields MLQYVRDPMSGLTHFIGFCLAIAGLVMLLVSSVNPTSVMHVVTFSVFGGGMILLYLASTLYHWLPLSKQGILWLRKLDHSMIYIYIAATYTPICLVGLKGAWGWSLFAAIWSMAVAGIITKMVWLNAPRWLSTGFYLAMGWLVIVGAYPLIQALQTGALLWLLAGGIMYSVGAVIYALKRPDPWPEFFGFHEIFHVFVMAGSFCHFWVMYKYITALGWS; encoded by the coding sequence ATGCTGCAATATGTACGCGACCCCATGAGCGGGTTAACTCATTTTATAGGTTTTTGTCTTGCTATTGCTGGGCTGGTTATGTTGCTGGTTTCTTCAGTCAATCCGACCAGCGTGATGCATGTGGTTACTTTTTCGGTCTTCGGCGGGGGAATGATTTTACTCTACCTTGCCAGTACCCTTTACCACTGGTTACCCCTTTCCAAGCAGGGCATCCTGTGGCTGCGCAAGCTCGATCATTCCATGATCTACATTTATATAGCCGCAACTTACACACCCATCTGTCTTGTGGGGCTGAAGGGGGCTTGGGGCTGGTCATTGTTTGCAGCTATCTGGTCTATGGCTGTGGCCGGGATCATTACCAAGATGGTTTGGCTGAATGCACCGCGCTGGCTGTCTACCGGCTTCTATCTTGCTATGGGCTGGCTGGTAATTGTGGGAGCTTATCCCTTGATTCAGGCTTTACAGACCGGCGCTTTGCTTTGGCTGTTGGCTGGTGGAATTATGTATTCTGTTGGTGCGGTTATCTACGCCCTGAAGCGTCCTGATCCATGGCCCGAGTTCTTCGGTTTTCATGAAATATTTCATGTATTCGTCATGGCCGGAAGCTTTTGTCACTTCTGGGTTATGTATAAGTATATTACGGCCTTGGGCTGGAGTTGA
- the thiC gene encoding phosphomethylpyrimidine synthase ThiC, protein MFSKNKALKSIFDSSIDELCKSEGLSKETIIQGIEDGTMVLLGNPNHKNVTPTLIGQPAKVKVNANIGTSPFKSDREKEMKKLDTAWKAGAHAVMDLSTDGDLDGIRTDMLAQCPLPLGTVPIYAMAQQYVARDEDPAGFSFDELLKEIEKEAEQGVDFMTLHCGLTRRGAEWATEEGERLLGIVSRGGSILARWMRDNDAENPLLTNYDRILEVCLKHNVTLSLGDGLRPGAGEDAGDAAQWEEVLVLGKLAKRAHEYGVQAMIEGPGHVPMNLVEAQIRGIKAATYNAPLYVLGPLVTDSAPGYDHIAGAIGGAIAVMNGVDFLCYLTPAEHLTLPEIDDVWNGVKASLVAAQCGEVGLGRKDAVQRDKDISIARKELDWDRIAELAIDPALACARRKDHKDEKECAMCGKFCAVRMLSE, encoded by the coding sequence ATGTTTTCAAAAAATAAAGCTCTCAAAAGCATATTTGATTCCAGCATTGATGAACTTTGCAAGAGCGAAGGTCTTTCAAAAGAGACCATTATTCAGGGCATTGAAGACGGGACCATGGTTCTGCTTGGGAACCCCAATCACAAGAATGTAACTCCCACCCTCATCGGGCAGCCCGCAAAGGTTAAAGTAAACGCCAACATCGGTACTTCTCCTTTTAAGAGTGACCGTGAAAAGGAAATGAAGAAACTTGATACCGCATGGAAAGCCGGTGCACACGCTGTGATGGACCTTTCCACTGATGGTGATCTTGATGGAATCAGGACTGATATGCTGGCTCAGTGCCCGCTGCCTCTGGGTACCGTGCCCATCTATGCAATGGCTCAGCAGTATGTTGCACGCGATGAAGACCCCGCAGGTTTTTCTTTTGATGAACTCCTTAAAGAGATTGAGAAAGAAGCAGAGCAGGGTGTAGATTTCATGACTCTGCATTGTGGCCTGACCCGTCGTGGTGCTGAGTGGGCAACCGAAGAAGGCGAACGCCTGCTGGGAATCGTTTCCCGCGGCGGCTCTATCCTTGCCCGTTGGATGCGTGATAACGATGCGGAAAACCCGCTGCTCACCAACTACGATAGAATTCTCGAAGTCTGCCTCAAGCACAACGTAACCCTCAGCCTTGGTGACGGACTTCGTCCCGGTGCTGGTGAAGACGCCGGTGATGCTGCGCAGTGGGAAGAAGTTCTCGTACTCGGCAAGCTTGCCAAGCGCGCTCATGAATATGGCGTTCAGGCCATGATCGAAGGCCCCGGTCACGTGCCCATGAATCTTGTGGAAGCACAGATTCGCGGTATCAAGGCTGCAACCTATAACGCACCTCTCTACGTTCTCGGACCTCTGGTAACTGATTCCGCTCCCGGCTATGACCACATTGCCGGTGCCATCGGTGGTGCAATTGCTGTTATGAACGGTGTGGATTTTCTCTGCTACCTCACTCCCGCAGAGCACCTGACCCTGCCTGAAATTGATGACGTTTGGAATGGTGTTAAGGCTTCTCTCGTTGCCGCCCAGTGCGGTGAAGTAGGACTTGGCCGTAAGGATGCTGTTCAGCGTGACAAAGACATTTCTATCGCACGTAAGGAACTTGACTGGGACCGCATTGCCGAACTGGCAATCGACCCTGCTCTGGCCTGCGCCCGTAGAAAAGACCACAAAGATGAAAAAGAATGCGCTATGTGCGGAAAATTCTGCGCAGTTCGTATGCTTTCCGAATAG
- a CDS encoding Na+/H+ antiporter NhaC family protein: MRNWRGLFLFTVLFTLLCQPAFAADSSLGPANALKFGMWTLIPPLVAIVLAFITKNVVLSLLIGVFSGAFMLEVGDFNIYDGFVNGFLRLSNEILSSLADPWNAGIVLQCLAIGGLIALVSKMGGAKAIADALAKKAKSPRSSQFVTWVLGLFIFFDDYANSLTVGPIMRPVTDKMKVSREKLAFIIDATAAPIAGIALISTWVAYEVGLIRDGLQGIGYTMNAYGIFVETIPYRFYNILILVFILATIWFMREFGPMYKAEHRARTTGKLLDDNAKPMVADEATELQPVEGVKPSIWNAIIPIGSLIVAAFLGFYFNGYNGIMGGDDAAAKAVFESPMSFLAIQEAFGASDASVVLFQAALVAGIIALAMAIGKKIMKIDEAISTWVQGVKSLNITAVILLLAWSLSGIIKELGTAAYLVNVLSDTIPTFLLPSIIFIMGSIISFATGTSYGTMGILMPLCIPLAFALVPEQGYVILNIGAVLTGAIFGDHCSPISDTTILSSMGSACDHIDHTRTQLFYAIPVATISILFGYIPAGLGMPVLIILPVGVLAVLATVRFLGKPVSN, encoded by the coding sequence ATGCGCAATTGGAGAGGATTGTTTTTATTCACAGTGCTATTTACACTGCTATGCCAGCCCGCATTTGCAGCCGACTCAAGCCTCGGACCTGCTAATGCTCTGAAATTCGGCATGTGGACTCTTATTCCACCGCTGGTTGCTATCGTTCTTGCTTTCATTACTAAGAACGTTGTTCTTTCACTGCTCATCGGTGTATTTTCCGGTGCATTCATGCTTGAAGTCGGCGACTTCAATATCTACGATGGATTCGTCAATGGCTTCCTGAGACTTTCCAATGAAATTCTTAGCTCTCTTGCTGATCCGTGGAACGCCGGTATTGTACTTCAGTGCCTCGCTATCGGTGGTCTTATTGCACTGGTATCTAAAATGGGTGGAGCCAAAGCAATTGCTGATGCTCTTGCTAAAAAAGCCAAAAGCCCCAGAAGTTCACAGTTCGTAACCTGGGTACTCGGCCTCTTCATCTTTTTCGATGACTACGCAAACTCACTGACCGTCGGTCCCATCATGCGTCCTGTCACCGACAAAATGAAAGTTTCCCGCGAAAAACTTGCCTTTATTATTGATGCTACAGCTGCTCCCATCGCGGGTATTGCGCTGATCTCCACATGGGTAGCCTATGAAGTAGGTCTCATCCGTGACGGTTTGCAGGGCATCGGCTACACCATGAATGCATACGGCATCTTTGTAGAAACTATTCCTTATCGTTTTTACAACATTCTCATTCTGGTTTTCATTCTTGCCACTATCTGGTTCATGCGCGAATTCGGACCCATGTACAAAGCTGAACATAGAGCACGCACCACAGGCAAATTGCTTGATGACAATGCAAAGCCTATGGTGGCGGATGAAGCAACAGAATTGCAGCCGGTCGAAGGCGTAAAGCCCAGTATCTGGAACGCAATCATTCCTATCGGATCTCTGATAGTTGCTGCTTTCCTCGGCTTTTACTTCAATGGATACAACGGCATTATGGGCGGCGACGATGCAGCAGCTAAAGCTGTATTTGAATCTCCCATGAGCTTTCTGGCTATTCAGGAAGCTTTCGGTGCTTCCGATGCTTCTGTTGTTCTCTTTCAGGCTGCTCTCGTAGCCGGGATTATTGCCCTTGCCATGGCAATCGGCAAAAAAATCATGAAAATTGATGAAGCCATTTCCACTTGGGTGCAGGGCGTTAAATCCCTGAACATCACCGCAGTAATCCTGCTGCTCGCATGGTCCCTTTCCGGCATCATTAAAGAGCTCGGAACCGCAGCATATCTGGTAAATGTCCTTTCCGACACCATCCCGACCTTCCTGCTGCCCTCCATTATCTTCATCATGGGGTCCATCATCTCCTTTGCAACAGGAACTTCTTACGGAACCATGGGAATCCTCATGCCGCTCTGCATCCCGCTGGCCTTCGCGCTGGTACCCGAGCAGGGCTACGTAATCCTGAACATCGGTGCGGTACTCACCGGAGCTATCTTCGGCGACCACTGCTCCCCCATCTCGGACACCACAATCCTGTCCTCCATGGGTTCCGCATGTGACCACATCGATCACACCAGAACACAGCTGTTCTACGCCATCCCGGTAGCAACCATCTCCATCCTGTTCGGTTACATCCCCGCAGGACTCGGAATGCCCGTACTGATCATCCTGCCTGTAGGCGTTTTGGCAGTACTTGCAACAGTAAGATTCCTTGGTAAGCCTGTTTCGAATTAG
- a CDS encoding TetR/AcrR family transcriptional regulator, with product MSKRMDRLSRREQIAEEALKLAAKGVSAITVSNVAKACGIVPAALYRHYKNKDEIFDGVRELIRKKLIDNAKTAMDEGETPLDVLRQLGLRHAELLYSHPGIPRLLFSEAALGKNSIRRKALYSLLTEYRAAAADIAAKGQELGQIRKDLDPADIVFMLLGTVVPPSFLFHISSGEFDPREQVKRNLQLFEETIAVKKEN from the coding sequence TTGAGCAAAAGAATGGACCGCCTATCCAGGCGCGAACAGATAGCAGAAGAAGCCCTGAAGCTTGCAGCTAAGGGAGTTTCCGCCATTACGGTGAGCAATGTTGCCAAGGCCTGCGGCATTGTACCTGCCGCCCTTTACCGTCATTACAAAAACAAGGACGAAATTTTCGATGGCGTACGCGAGCTTATCCGCAAAAAACTCATCGACAATGCCAAAACTGCCATGGACGAAGGCGAGACTCCCCTTGATGTGCTCAGACAACTGGGGCTGCGCCATGCAGAATTACTGTACAGCCATCCCGGCATCCCGCGCCTGCTCTTTTCTGAAGCTGCGTTGGGAAAAAACTCAATCCGCCGCAAAGCACTCTATTCCCTGCTCACAGAATACCGCGCCGCAGCCGCAGACATTGCAGCCAAGGGTCAGGAACTGGGACAAATCCGCAAAGACCTTGACCCGGCGGATATTGTATTCATGCTACTGGGAACCGTAGTTCCGCCCTCCTTCCTCTTTCATATTTCCAGCGGTGAATTCGATCCACGCGAACAAGTCAAACGCAACCTGCAATTATTTGAAGAAACCATTGCTGTGAAAAAGGAGAACTGA
- a CDS encoding HlyD family secretion protein has protein sequence MKSGLNLSQITLILLLSTLLCSCNETESKLWQGYVEGEFVYVSSPLSGQLDEVSVRKGQTVVAGQPLFTLEREFEKAGVDEAEENLDKIISDLADKRKGRRPSEIASIKARLRKAVAAEKLAATEYKRRADLYSSRTISEEERDQARTDYEQAIQLVKEIKSELKTATLGSRSDEISAAESSVRAAQAKLEQARWNYDQKAQSAPRSGLVFDTIRYRGEWIAAGKPIISILPPENRKVRFYVPEQIVGGFKINEKLLVNYDGLTEPIPVILTYISPQAEYTPPVIYSSQSRAKLVFMLEAIPAADKALLFKPGQPVDVSRTEQGFVLENGFLTRIKSYFRSSDD, from the coding sequence ATGAAGTCCGGCCTGAACTTATCACAGATTACCCTGATTTTACTGCTCTCCACCCTGCTCTGTTCCTGCAATGAGACTGAATCTAAACTCTGGCAGGGCTATGTGGAAGGTGAGTTCGTTTACGTTTCATCCCCCTTAAGCGGACAGCTGGATGAAGTCAGCGTGCGTAAAGGACAGACTGTTGTAGCCGGACAACCGTTATTCACCCTTGAACGGGAATTCGAAAAGGCCGGAGTAGATGAAGCTGAAGAAAATCTGGATAAAATCATCAGTGACCTTGCGGACAAACGCAAAGGAAGAAGACCTTCCGAAATAGCCTCCATTAAAGCGCGACTGAGGAAAGCCGTAGCAGCGGAAAAGCTGGCCGCAACAGAATACAAACGCAGAGCAGATCTTTACAGCTCCAGAACTATCTCCGAAGAAGAACGAGACCAAGCCCGCACTGATTACGAACAGGCCATTCAACTGGTGAAGGAAATTAAATCTGAACTCAAGACCGCAACACTCGGTTCACGCAGTGACGAAATCAGTGCGGCAGAATCATCGGTAAGAGCAGCTCAGGCCAAACTTGAACAGGCCCGCTGGAATTACGATCAAAAAGCACAATCTGCGCCACGCTCCGGGCTGGTTTTCGATACTATTCGCTACCGAGGCGAGTGGATTGCCGCCGGGAAACCGATCATCTCCATCCTGCCCCCGGAAAACCGCAAGGTACGCTTTTACGTACCGGAACAAATTGTGGGCGGATTTAAAATTAACGAAAAACTGCTCGTAAATTACGACGGACTGACAGAACCGATCCCGGTAATTCTGACCTACATTTCACCGCAGGCTGAATACACGCCCCCGGTCATCTACTCCAGCCAAAGCCGCGCCAAACTGGTCTTCATGCTGGAAGCCATTCCGGCAGCGGACAAAGCACTACTCTTCAAGCCCGGACAGCCCGTGGATGTGAGCAGGACAGAGCAGGGTTTTGTACTTGAAAACGGCTTCCTCACACGCATCAAAAGTTACTTTCGGAGCAGCGATGACTGA
- a CDS encoding ABC transporter ATP-binding protein → MTDQTVIDVSGVTKSFGPKTVVKGLDMQVRKGEIFGFLGPNGSGKTTFIRMLCGLLRPDSGSGTCLGYDIINEAEFIKPKVGYMAQKFSLYGDLTVKENLDFLARAYQLPNRKELINDAIERMNMGRFTNQLAGSLSGGWKQRLALTGCTLHNPQLLLLDEPTAGVDPSARRDFWDEVHNLAAQGITALISTHYMDEAERCHRLAYIAYGDLLAKGTLDELVQNSGLHTWTLSGPNLNELTPKLRASDGIDQVVAFGNTLHISGRDNVLIEKGIRTHAGSDNKFEQCETSLEEVFIDLMQGKNP, encoded by the coding sequence ATGACTGATCAAACTGTCATAGACGTATCCGGTGTGACCAAATCCTTCGGCCCCAAAACCGTGGTTAAGGGGCTGGATATGCAGGTCCGTAAGGGTGAAATTTTCGGATTTCTCGGACCCAACGGATCCGGGAAAACCACCTTCATCCGTATGCTCTGCGGGCTGCTGCGCCCGGATTCAGGATCCGGTACCTGCCTTGGTTATGACATCATCAACGAGGCTGAATTTATCAAGCCCAAAGTGGGCTACATGGCCCAGAAATTCAGTCTTTACGGTGACCTGACCGTAAAAGAAAACCTAGATTTCCTTGCCCGTGCTTATCAACTTCCCAACCGCAAAGAACTGATAAATGACGCCATCGAGCGCATGAACATGGGCAGATTCACCAACCAATTAGCCGGATCACTCTCCGGGGGCTGGAAGCAACGCTTGGCCCTGACCGGATGCACCCTGCACAATCCTCAGCTTCTGCTTCTGGACGAACCCACTGCCGGGGTTGATCCGTCTGCACGCCGCGATTTCTGGGACGAGGTGCATAACCTTGCCGCGCAAGGCATCACCGCGCTCATATCTACCCATTATATGGATGAAGCTGAACGCTGCCATCGACTTGCTTACATCGCTTATGGCGATCTGCTGGCAAAAGGCACACTTGATGAACTGGTTCAAAATTCCGGCCTGCACACATGGACCCTCAGCGGACCGAATTTAAATGAATTAACTCCGAAGCTGCGAGCCAGCGACGGCATTGATCAGGTTGTGGCCTTCGGGAACACCCTGCATATCAGCGGACGCGACAACGTATTGATCGAAAAAGGAATCCGCACCCATGCCGGATCTGACAACAAATTTGAACAGTGTGAAACAAGCCTTGAAGAAGTATTCATCGATCTGATGCAGGGGAAAAACCCATGA
- a CDS encoding ABC transporter permease, whose product MSLRLFSFKRFMAMAGKEFIQMRRDRLTFAMMIGIPLIQIILFGFAINSDPRHLPLAVLSGDNSRYSRSIVAGMQASTYFNVDRFINSRAEAKRLLELGEVQFVLTIPQQFGLDIERGERPVLLLEADATDPMATGNAVNSMREIINRAMARDLKGSLSYMLPEESTVDLRIHADYNPEAISQYNIVPGLMGVILTLTLVMITSLAITRETERGTMENLLTTPVRPLEVMMGKIIPYVMVGYIQMMLIMAASIFVFHVPINGNPLIVFTYSAIFIAANLTVGVTISTVARNQLQAVQMSIFFFLPSLLLSGFMFPFRGMPDWAQNLGSILPLTHYLRLVRGVLLKGTGWEESLYHLWPIVVFWLIVIIVGLKRYRQTLD is encoded by the coding sequence ATGAGTTTACGACTATTCTCATTCAAAAGATTCATGGCTATGGCTGGCAAAGAATTCATCCAGATGCGCCGCGACAGGTTAACCTTCGCCATGATGATCGGAATCCCGCTGATTCAGATCATCCTCTTTGGATTCGCCATCAACTCCGACCCGCGCCACCTGCCCCTTGCCGTTCTTTCCGGGGATAATTCCCGCTATTCACGGTCAATCGTTGCCGGGATGCAGGCCAGTACATATTTTAATGTAGACCGTTTCATTAATTCTCGGGCCGAGGCCAAACGGCTGCTGGAGCTTGGCGAAGTGCAGTTCGTGCTGACCATTCCTCAACAGTTCGGGCTGGATATTGAGCGCGGGGAACGCCCGGTGCTGCTTCTGGAGGCAGATGCTACAGACCCCATGGCAACGGGCAATGCGGTTAATTCCATGCGTGAAATCATAAACCGGGCCATGGCGCGTGATCTCAAAGGCTCGCTCAGCTATATGCTACCCGAAGAAAGCACAGTGGACCTGCGCATCCACGCCGATTACAACCCCGAAGCCATCAGCCAGTACAACATCGTCCCCGGCCTGATGGGCGTAATCCTGACCCTTACATTGGTTATGATCACCTCACTGGCAATCACCCGCGAGACCGAACGCGGAACCATGGAAAACCTGCTGACCACCCCAGTCCGTCCGCTGGAAGTAATGATGGGCAAGATCATCCCTTACGTCATGGTCGGTTATATCCAGATGATGTTGATCATGGCAGCATCCATCTTTGTATTCCACGTCCCCATCAACGGTAATCCGCTGATTGTATTCACCTATTCAGCAATATTTATCGCCGCGAACCTCACCGTAGGGGTAACCATCTCCACTGTGGCCCGCAACCAGCTGCAAGCCGTACAAATGTCCATATTCTTCTTTCTGCCATCCCTGCTGCTCTCCGGCTTCATGTTCCCCTTCCGGGGCATGCCGGACTGGGCGCAAAACCTCGGTTCAATCCTACCGCTGACCCACTACCTGCGCCTTGTGCGCGGGGTTCTGCTCAAAGGAACAGGCTGGGAAGAATCCCTATACCACCTATGGCCCATCGTGGTTTTCTGGCTGATCGTAATTATCGTAGGGTTGAAGAGGTATCGGCAGACTTTGGATTAG